Proteins from one Ipomoea triloba cultivar NCNSP0323 chromosome 1, ASM357664v1 genomic window:
- the LOC116011710 gene encoding amino acid permease 6-like, with translation MERGLSFGTEEGRSNGDAKFDDDGLQKRTGTMMTAGAHIITGVIGSGVLSLAWAFAQLGWIAGAVSLLAFAIITCYTSILLADCYRSPDGTRNYTYMAAVTTYLGGLNVKVCGTAQYSNLVGAAISYTITTALSMSAISKSNCYHKYGHDADCRRTNNNYTILFGIAQIILSQIPNFHKLSFLSIVAAVMSFAYSSIGLGLSIDRIARGGHVKTSLIGQPIRADLSSADRMWKIFAALGDIAFAYTFSNILLSIQDTIKASPKENEVMKQATFAGILISTVFYMLCGVLGYAAFGNHAPSNFLTGFGFYDPFWLVDLANVCIIVHLLGAYQVFTQPLFAFVEERCKRRWPESRFVNQETAIEVPCLPRLSFSAFRLLWRSAYVVVITLISMLLPFFNDFVGLIGAAAFWPLTVYLPIQMYIARAKIRRLCFAWIWLQVLSMVCFVISVLAAAGSIRGLIKSVKRFQLFHVES, from the exons atggAAAGAGGCTTAAGCTTTGGTACAGAAGAAGGGAGGAGTAACGGTGATGCAAAGTTTGACGACGATGGTCTTCAAAAAAGAACTG GTACGATGATGACTGCTGGTGCACATATCATAACGGGAGTAATCGGGTCGGGCGTGCTGTCTCTAGCTTGGGCATTCGCACAGTTGGGTTGGATCGCCGGAGCCGTTTCTCTGTTGGCCTTCGCCATCATCACTTGCTATACTTCCATCTTGCTCGCCGACTGTTACCGTTCCCCGGATGGTACCAGAAACTACACTTACATGGCCGCCGTTACCACTTACCTAG GAGGATTAAACGTGAAGGTGTGTGGAACAGCGCAGTACAGCAATCTTGTTGGGGCTGCCATTAGTTACACCATCACCACAGCACTAAGCATGAG TGCCATCTCGAAATCCAACTGCTACCATAAGTATGGGCATGATGCTGACTGCCGGCGGACCAACAATAACTACACAATCCTCTTCGGAATTGCTCAGATTATTCTAAGCCAAATCCCAAACTTTCACAAGCTCTCCTTCCTGTCCATCGTTGCGGCTGTCATGTCTTTTGCTTACTCTTCCATTGGCCTTGGCCTCTCCATAGACAGAATCGCAA GAGGAGGACATGTGAAGACTAGCTTAATAGGGCAGCCAATCAGAGCGGACTTGTCAAGTGCAGACAGAATGTGGAAAATCTTTGCGGCACTTGGAGACATTGCGTTTGCCTATACTTTCTCCAATATTCTATTGTCAATTCAG GATACCATAAAAGCTTCTCCTAAGGAGAATGAGGTTATGAAACAAGCCACCTTTGCCGGAATATTGATATCCACCGTGTTTTACATGCTGTGCGGGGTACTCGGATATGCCGCGTTTGGGAACCACGCGCCGTCGAATTTCTTAACCGGATTCGGTTTCTACGACCCCTTCTGGCTCGTCGACCTGGCCAACGTCTGCATCATCGTACACCTCCTGGGAGCCTACCAGGTGTTCACGCAGCCGTTATTCGCGTTCGTGGAGGAGCGGTGCAAGAGGAGATGGCCGGAGAGTAGATTTGTGAACCAAGAAACGGCGATTGAGGTTCCGTGTCTTCCGAGGCTGAGTTTCAGCGCGTTCCGGTTGTTGTGGAGAAGCGCGTACGTTGTGGTTATAACCTTAATCTCTATGCTGTTGCCGTTTTTCAACGATTTCGTGGGTCTTATAGGGGCCGCCGCCTTCTGGCCCTTAACCGTTTACTTGCCGATTCAGATGTACATTGCGAGGGCGAAGATTCGCAGGTTGTGTTTCGCTTGGATTTGGCTCCAGGTTTTGAGTATGGTTTGCTTCGTTATCTCAGTGTTGGCGGCTGCTGGGTCTATAAGAGGTCTAATCAAATCTGTCAAGAGGTTCCAGCTGTTTCACGTGGAATCTTGA
- the LOC115995655 gene encoding amino acid permease 6-like → MDAVTAHLGGSNAKVCGTAQHSNFVGTSISYTITTALSMSAISKSNCYHKYGHGADCQHTNNTYIILFGVAQIILSQIPNFHKLSFLSLVAAVMSFAYSSIGLGLSIDRIARGGHVKTSLIGKPIGADLSSADKIWNSFTALGNMAFAYSFSPILVEIQDTIKASPKENMVMKQATFTGIAISTVFYMLCGVLGYAAFGNDAPSNFLTGFGFYDPFWLIDLANVCIIVHLLGAYQVFTQPLFAFLEAQCKRKWPESRFVNHESAIPALPALNFSAFRLVWRSAYVVVTTFVSMLLPFFNEVVGLIGAVAFWPLTVYFPIEMYIARAKIRRLSFTWVWLQILSMICFIISVLAAAGSIRGLIQSVKAFQPFQVES, encoded by the exons ATGGATGCCGTTACCGCTCACCTGG GAGGATCAAACGCGAAGGTGTGTGGAACAGCGCAGCACAGCAATTTTGTTGGAACCAGCATTAGTTACACCATCACCACAGCCCTTAGCATGAG CGCAATCTCGAAATCGAATTGCTACCATAAGTATGGGCATGGTGCTGATTGCCAGCATACGAACAATACTTACATAATCCTCTTCGGAGTTGCTCAGATTATTCTAAGCCAAATCCCAAACTTTCATAAGCTCTCCTTTCTATCCCTCGTCGCGGCTGTCATGTCTTTTGCTTATTCTTCCATTGGGCTTGGCCTTTCCATTGACAGAATCGCAA GAGGAGGGCATGTCAAGACTAGCTTAATAGGGAAGCCAATTGGAGCGGACTTGTCAAGTGCAGACAAGATCTGGAACAGCTTTACTGCACTCGGAAACATGGCTTTTGCCTATTCTTTCTCTCCTATTCTTGTGGAAATTCAg GATACCATAAAAGCTTCCCCAAAGGAGAATATGGTTATGAAACAAGCCACCTTCACCGGAATAGCGATATCCACAGTCTTTTACATGCTGTGCGGCGTGCTGGGATACGCGGCGTTCGGGAACGACGCGCCCTCGAATTTCTTAACCGGATTCGGTTTCTACGACCCCTTCTGGCTCATCGACCTGGCCAACGTCTGCATCATCGTACACCTCCTAGGAGCCTACCAGGTTTTCACGCAGCCGCTATTCGCGTTCTTGGAGGCGCAGTGCAAGAGGAAGTGGCCGGAGAGTAGATTTGTGAATCACGAATCCGCGATTCCAGCTCTTCCGGCGCTGAATTTCAGCGCGTTCCGATTAGTGTGGAGAAGCGCGTACGTGGTGGTTACAACCTTTGTTTCTATGTTGTTGCCGTTTTTCAACGAGGTGGTGGGTCTCATAGGAGCCGTCGCCTTCTGGCCGTTAACCGTTTACTTCCCAATTGAGATGTACATTGCGAGGGCAAAGATTCGCAGGTTGTCTTTCACTTGGGTTTGGCTCCAGATTTTGAGTATGATTTGCTTCATTATTTCAGTCTTAGCTGCTGCTGGGTCTATACGTGGTCTTATCCAATCTGTCAAGGCCTTCCAGCCCTTTCAGGTTGAATCTTGA
- the LOC115999394 gene encoding amino acid permease 6-like, protein MERGSSFSTEERSYGDAKLDDDGLQKRTGTFISTTAHIITGVIGSGVLSLAWAFAQLGWVAGPVSLLVFAVITWFTSVLLADCYRYPDGKRNYTYMDAVTAHLGGSNVKVCGTAQHSNLVGTGISYTITTALSMSAISKSNCYHKYGHGADCKHTNNTYIILFGVAQIILSQIPNFHKLSFLSLIAAIMSFTYSSIGLGLSIDRIARGGHVKTSLMGQPIGADLSSADKMWNTFAALGDIAFAYSFSNILVEIQDTIKASPRENKVMKQATFAGIAISTVFYMLCGVLGYAAFGNDAPSNFLTGFGFYDPFWLIDLANVCIIVHLLGAYQVFTQPLFAFVEEQCKRKWPESRFVNHESTIKVVPALPALSFSAFRLVWRSAYVVVTTFVSMLLPFFNDFVGLIGAAAFWPLTVYFPIEMYIARAKIRRLSFTWVWLQILSVVCFIISVVASAGSIRGLIQSVKTFQPFHVES, encoded by the exons ATGGAAAGAGGCTCAAGCTTTAGCACAGAAGAGCGGAGCTATGGTGATGCAAAGCTTGACGACGATGGTCTTCAAAAAAGAactg GCACATTCATAAGTACAACCGCCCATATCATAACGGGGGTAATCGGGTCGGGCGTGCTATCTCTGGCTTGGGCATTTGCACAGTTGGGTTGGGTCGCCGGACCCGTTTCTCTGTTGGTGTTCGCCGTCATCACTTGGTTCACCTCCGTCTTGCTGGCCGACTGTTACCGTTACCCCGACGGTAAAAGAAACTACACTTATATGGATGCCGTTACCGCTCACCTAG GAGGATCAAATGTGAAGGTGTGTGGAACAGCGCAGCACAGCAATCTTGTTGGAACTGGCATTAGTTACACCATCACCACAGCCCTCAGCATgag CGCAATCTCGAAATCGAATTGCTACCATAAGTATGGGCATGGTGCTGATTGCAAGCATACAAACAATACTTACATAATCCTCTTCGGAGTTGCTCAGATTATTCTAAGCCAAATCCCAAACTTTCATAAGCTCTCCTTTTTGTCACTCATTGCGGCTATCATGTCTTTTACTTATTCTTCCATTGGGCTTGGCCTCTCCATTGACAGAATCGCAA GAGGAGGGCATGTCAAGACTAGCTTAATGGGTCAGCCAATTGGAGCAGACTTGTCAAGTGCAGACAAGATGTGGAACACCTTTGCTGCACTTGGAGACATTGCTTTTGCCTATTCTTTCTCTAATATTCTTGTGGAAATTCag GATACCATAAAAGCTTCTCCAAGGGAGAATAAGGTTATGAAACAAGCCACCTTCGCCGGAATAGCGATATCCACAGTCTTTTACATGCTGTGCGGCGTGCTGGGATACGCGGCGTTCGGGAACGATGCGCCCTCGAATTTCTTAACCGGATTCGGTTTCTACGACCCCTTCTGGCTCATCGACCTCGCCAACGTCTGCATCATCGTACACCTCCTGGGAGCATACCAGGTATTCACGCAGCCGTTATTCGCGTTCGTGGAGGAGCAGTGCAAGAGGAAGTGGCCGGAGAGTAGATTTGTGAATCATGAATCGACGATTAAGGTTGTTCCAGCTCTTCCGGCTCTGAGTTTCAGCGCGTTCCGATTAGTGTGGAGAAGCGCGTACGTGGTGGTTACAACCTTTGTTTCTATGTTGTTGCCGTTTTTCAACGACTTCGTGGGTCTCATAGGAGCCGCCGCCTTCTGGCCGTTAACCGTTTACTTCCCAATTGAGATGTACATTGCGAGGGCAAAGATTCGCAGGTTGTCTTTCACTTGGGTTTGGCTCCAGATTTTGAGTGTGGTTTGCTTCATTATCTCAGTCGTAGCTTCTGCTGGGTCTATACGTGGTCTTATCCAATCTGTCAAGACCTTCCAGCCCTTTCACGTGGAATCTTGA
- the LOC116013665 gene encoding uncharacterized protein LOC116013665, with protein sequence MAHLQLLKYSVSSFSISQLSSHTKLACSCSDFSSGIIGHRRRRRNFRFQSKRNRSFRLLIDRKLRVSCRTQDNDTPTNGEEPPESLFMKELKKRGMTPTSLLEESNRTIFEDEETKIKEEDGGFSRRNAISTESGRNLTNQREQSMALNSEGIEGLIPRAKLLLTLGGTFFLGFGPLILVTVAFFSALYLYFGPTFVHDGSNSRVTPPQYVDPYALLEEERISQTAPGLN encoded by the exons ATGGCTCACCTCCAGTTGTTGAAATATAGTGTGTCGTCATTTTCGATTTCCCAGTTGAGTTCTCATACAAAATTGGCGTGCAGTTGCTCGGATTTCAGCTCGGGGATCATAGGACatagaagaaggagaagaaatttTCGGTTTCAAAGCAAGCGGAATCGGAGCTTCAGATTATTGATTGATCGGAAGCTTAGGGTTTCATGCAGAACTCAGGACAACGATACTCCAACCAATG GTGAAGAACCTCCCGAGTCATTGTTTatgaaagaattgaagaaacGAGGCATGACTCCTACTTCATTACTTGAAGAAAGCAACAGAACCATCTTTGAGGAtgaagaaacaaaaattaagGAAGAAGATGGAGGTTTTTCTCGTAGAAATGCCATCTCGACGGAATCAGGAAGAAACTTAACTAATCAGAGAGAGCAGTCTATGGCCCTTAATAGTGAAGGCATTGAG GGCTTAATTCCACGGGCTAAGCTTTTGCTGACCCTTGGAGGGACGTTCTTTCTGGGATTCGGGCCACTAATCCTAGTAACCGTTGCATTTTTCTCTGCTTTGTACCTG TATTTTGGACCCACATTTGTCCATGATGGAAGCAACTCTCGGGTCACTCCACCGCAATATGTTGATCCTTATGCACTACTCGAAGAAGAAAGGATATCCCAAACTGCACCCGGTCTAAATTGA
- the LOC115998611 gene encoding amino acid permease 6-like → METSLSSGIEGGQDPKVDDDGHPKRTGTLITTTAHIITAVIGSGVLSLAWATAQLGWIAGPATLLAFALISCYAASLLADCYRSPDGKRNQTYMEVVRAHLGGHNVKICGIAQFSNLIGTTIGYTITTSLSLMAIEKSNCYHKNGHDANCRQKNMSFTILYGMAQVFLSQIPNFHELAFLSIFAALMSFTYSSIALGLSIDRIARRGCAKTSLTGRPIGPNFSTTEKMWNIFAALGDIGFAYIFSNVLVEIQDTVKASPRENKVMKQATLCGICISSIFYMLCGVLGYAAFGNDAPSNILTTFGFYDPFWLIDFANACIVVHLLGAYQVFAQPVFAFVEKRCENRWPDSRFINGKSFKISANKTWNVSMFKLTWRTAYVALTTIVAMLFPFFNDFVGLLGAISYWPLTIYLPFQMYIKRTNIRRLSFTWIWLTVLCVACLLLSILAAAGSIRGLIKAVRRFEPFQAES, encoded by the exons ATGGAGACAAGCTTGAGCAGTGGTATAGAAGGTGGCCAGGATCCCAAGGTTGACGATGACGGTCACCCCAAAAGAActg GAACTTTGATAACAACAACTGCACATATCATAACAGCAGTGATAGGGTCAGGAGTGTTATCTCTAGCATGGGCTACTGCACAACTGGGATGGATTGCAGGCCCCGCAACTCTCTTGGCATTTGCACTCATTTCTTGTTACGCTGCTTCTCTACTTGCTGATTGTTACCGCTCCCCAGATGGTAAAAGAAACCAAACTTACATGGAAGTTGTCAGAGCTCATCTAG GAGGGCATAACGTGAAGATTTGTGGAATAGCTCAGTTTAGCAATCTGATTGGTACTACCATTGGATACACTATCACCACATCACTCAGTTTAAT GGCAATCGAGAAATCAAACTGTTATCATAAAAATGGGCATGATGCTAATTGCCGGCAGAAGAACATGAGCTTCACAATCCTTTATGGAATGGCACAAGTTTTTCTCAGCCAAATTCCAAACTTTCATGAGCTTgcttttctctccatttttgcTGCTCTCATGTCTTTCACTTACTCTTCCATTGCCCTCGGCCTCTCCATAGATAGAATTGCAA GAAGGGGGTGTGCGAAGACTAGCTTAACGGGACGGCCAATTGGACCAAACTTCTCAACCACAGAGAAAATGTGGAACATCTTTGCTGCCCTAGGAGACATTGGTTTTGCCTATATTTTCTCTAATGTTCTAGTGGAAATACAG GACACAGTAAAAGCCTCCCCAAGGGAGAATAAGGTGATGAAACAAGCCACTTTGTGTGGCATATGTATTTCCTCCATCTTCTACATGCTGTGCGGGGTGCTAGGATACGCCGCATTTGGGAACGATGCACCTTCAAACATCTTAACTACCTTTGGTTTCTACGATCCATTTTGGCTTATTGACTTCGCTAACGCCTGCATCGTTGTACACCTTCTTGGAGCTTACCAG GTTTTCGCGCAACCGGTATTTGCCTTCGTTGAAAAGCGGTGCGAGAACCGATGGCCAGACAGCAGATTCATAAACGGGAAGAGCTTTAAGATTTCTGCCAACAAAACCTGGAACGTCAGTATGTTCAAGCTGACATGGAGGACTGCGTACGTGGCATTGACAACCATAGTGGCGATGTTGTTCCCATTCTTCAACGATTTCGTGGGGCTTCTGGGAGCTATCTCCTACTGGCCCCTAACCATTTATCTCCCGTTTCAGATGTACATTAAGAGGACCAATATTCGCAGGTTGTCTTTCACTTGGATTTGGCTCACTGTTTTGTGTGTGGCTTGTTTATTACTCTCAATATTAGCGGCTGCGGGATCTATTCGTGGCCTAATCAAGGCTGTCAGGAGGTTCGAGCCCTTTCAAGCTGAATCttga